The following proteins are co-located in the Eleginops maclovinus isolate JMC-PN-2008 ecotype Puerto Natales chromosome 1, JC_Emac_rtc_rv5, whole genome shotgun sequence genome:
- the ccnt1 gene encoding cyclin-T1 isoform X2, translating to MAASFGSLPASCNNKWYYTREQIDNNPSRRAGLDPDKELSYRQQAANLLQDMGQRLNVSQLTINTAIVYMHRFYMVQSFTRFHRNVISPAALFLAAKVEEQPRKLEHVIKVAHACLNPQDPSPDVRSDAYLQQAQDLVILESIILQTLAFEITIDHPHTHVVKCTQLVRVPASKDLAQTSYFMATNSLHLTTFCLQYSPPVVACVCIHLACKWSNWEIPVSTDGKHWWEYVDPTVTLELLDELTHEFLQILEKTPSRLKRIRNWKAGGQTPKAKPKVQEDGDQRDTMMSMISMASSESTVAGLMSLSAPPSASSSSSAGDKDRGEAGSAATWSGKGQPVPELNNDVHVPAKVSLSEYRAKNADVLAAQKRKLENMEASVKRDYANAAQALIGQQQRKDKHQHHHQQSSSSSSDNPSPIILKIPLEKERHERTSLKIRFPLAGGGGSSAKGQEQDIKVRIRVPEKQRGSSGEEGKSRDKHRDRSNHHHHHHHHHSSSTSASLASSHKHSNSSGAVGGSKKVASDSSRTSSSSSSSASRKRTHSQEPTAGPLAASKVSKSSRNAYQIPALSSSSGQILGHNPDILPALGLPHHQGSFPHSKGDKTDTNGHGAVGGPQSNEYQDTFEMLNSLLSAQGVQPAQPSMFDYRSQYGEYRFSGGSRGNGKPPPLPSEPPPPLPPLPK from the exons ATGGCGGCTTCGTTTGGTTCTCTCCCTGCAAGCTGTAACAACAAATGGTATTACACAAGGGAACAGATCGACAACAACCCGTCTCGGCGAGCTGGACTTGATCCCGACAAGGAGCTGTCCTACAGACAACAGGCGGCCAACCTGCTGCAGGACATGGGACAGCGGCTCAATGT GTCCCAACTTACTATTAATACAGCCATTGTGTACATGCATCGATTCTACATGGTCCAGTCTTTCACCAGATTTCACagaaat GTTATTTCTCCGGCCGCACTCTTCCTCGCTGCAAAGGTCGAGGAGCAGCCCAGAAAGTTGGAACATGTTATCAAGGTTGCCCATGCATGCCTCAATCCTCAGGATCCTTCACCAGATGTACGCAGTGAT GCCTACCTGCAACAAGCCCAAGACCTGGTCATTCTTGAGAGCATAATACTCCAGACCTTGG cttTTGAAATCACCATTGATCATCCACATACTCATGTTGTCAAGTGCACTCAGCTTGTTAGAG TTCCAGCAAGTAAGGATCTGGCTCAAACATCCTACTTTATGGCCACAAACAG TCTCCACTTGACCACGTTCTGCCTGCAGTACAGTCCGCCGGTCGTGGCCTGCGTGTGCATCCATCTCGCCTGCAAATGGTCCAACTGGGAGATCCCTGTGTCTACAGACGGCAAACACTGGTGGGAGTATGTCGATCCCACAGTTACCCTTGAGCTGTTGGATG AGCTCACACATGAGTTCCTGCAGATTCTTGAGAAAACCCCCAGCCGGTTGAAAAGGATTCGCAACTGGAAG GCTGGAGGTCAGACACCGAAAGCCAAGCCCAAAGTCCAGGAGGACGGTGACCAGAGGGATACCATGATGAGCATGATCTCCATGGCCTCATCAGAGAGCACCGTGGCTGGCTTGATGAGCCTCTCTGCTCCCccttctgcctcctcttcctcatctgcCGGTGACAAGGACAGGGGGGAAGCCGGCAGCGCTGCGACTTGGAGTGGAAAAGGTCAGCCTGTACCTGAGCTCAACAACGATGTGCATGTTCCAGCTAAAGTGTCACTAAGTGAATACCGAGCCAAGAACGCAGACGTCCTGGCCGCCCAAAAGAGGAAGCTGGAAAACATGGAGGCCAGTGTGAAGAGGGACTATGCCAACGCTGCTCAGGCCCTCATCggacagcagcagaggaaggatAAGCACCAGCATCATCACCAGCAGtccagctcctcttcctctgacaaCCCTTCGCCCATTATCCTGAAGATCCCCCTGGAGAAGGAGAGGCACGAGAGGACGTCTCTGAAAATCCGATTCCCCTTAGCCgggggaggaggaagcagcGCCAAGGGTCAGGAACAGGACATCAAAGTCAGAATACGAGTGCCTGAGAAGCAGAGGGGGAGTTCAGGAGAGGAGGGCAAgagcagagacaaacacaggGACCGCTCaaaccaccaccatcaccaccaccaccaccattcCTCCTCCACCAGTGCCTCTCTCGCctcctcacacaaacactctaACTCTAGCGGGGCTGTCGGGGGCAGCAAAAAGGTCGCCAGTGACTCCTCTAGAACgagctcctcttcttcttcttcggcGTCTCGTAAGAGGACACACTCCCAGGAGCCCACAGCAGGACCTCTCGCTGCTTCTAAAGTCAGCAAGTCCTCCAGGAATGCCTACCAGATACCCGCCCTGTCTTCCTCCTCCGGGCAAATTCTGGGGCACAACCCTGACATTCTCCCCGCCCTGGGCCTCCCCCACCACCAAGGGAGCTTCCCGCACTCGAAAGGCGACAAAACGGACACGAACGGGCACGGTGCGGTGGGCGGACCCCAGTCGAACGAGTACCAAGACACTTTTGAAATGCTAAACTCTCTTCTGAGCGCGCAGGGGGTCCAGCCTGCCCAGCCGTCCATGTTTGACTACAGATCCCAGTATGGGGAGTACCGGTTCAGCGGGGGCTCCCGAGGGAACGGCAAGCCACCACCCCTCCCTTCAGAACCTCCTCCCCCACTGCCTCCGCTGCCCAAATAA
- the ccnt1 gene encoding cyclin-T1 isoform X3 — MAASFGSLPASCNNKWYYTREQIDNNPSRRAGLDPDKELSYRQQAANLLQDMGQRLNVSQLTINTAIVYMHRFYMVQSFTRFHRNVISPAALFLAAKVEEQPRKLEHVIKVAHACLNPQDPSPDVRSDAYLQQAQDLVILESIILQTLAFEITIDHPHTHVVKCTQLVRASKDLAQTSYFMATNSLHLTTFCLQYSPPVVACVCIHLACKWSNWEIPVSTDGKHWWEYVDPTVTLELLDELTHEFLQILEKTPSRLKRIRNWKAGGQTPKAKPKVQEDGDQRDTMMSMISMASSESTVAGLMSLSAPPSASSSSSAGDKDRGEAGSAATWSGKGQPVPELNNDVHVPAKVSLSEYRAKNADVLAAQKRKLENMEASVKRDYANAAQALIGQQQRKDKHQHHHQQSSSSSSDNPSPIILKIPLEKERHERTSLKIRFPLAGGGGSSAKGQEQDIKVRIRVPEKQRGSSGEEGKSRDKHRDRSNHHHHHHHHHSSSTSASLASSHKHSNSSGAVGGSKKVASDSSRTSSSSSSSASRKRTHSQEPTAGPLAASKVSKSSRNAYQIPALSSSSGQILGHNPDILPALGLPHHQGSFPHSKGDKTDTNGHGAVGGPQSNEYQDTFEMLNSLLSAQGVQPAQPSMFDYRSQYGEYRFSGGSRGNGKPPPLPSEPPPPLPPLPK; from the exons ATGGCGGCTTCGTTTGGTTCTCTCCCTGCAAGCTGTAACAACAAATGGTATTACACAAGGGAACAGATCGACAACAACCCGTCTCGGCGAGCTGGACTTGATCCCGACAAGGAGCTGTCCTACAGACAACAGGCGGCCAACCTGCTGCAGGACATGGGACAGCGGCTCAATGT GTCCCAACTTACTATTAATACAGCCATTGTGTACATGCATCGATTCTACATGGTCCAGTCTTTCACCAGATTTCACagaaat GTTATTTCTCCGGCCGCACTCTTCCTCGCTGCAAAGGTCGAGGAGCAGCCCAGAAAGTTGGAACATGTTATCAAGGTTGCCCATGCATGCCTCAATCCTCAGGATCCTTCACCAGATGTACGCAGTGAT GCCTACCTGCAACAAGCCCAAGACCTGGTCATTCTTGAGAGCATAATACTCCAGACCTTGG cttTTGAAATCACCATTGATCATCCACATACTCATGTTGTCAAGTGCACTCAGCTTGTTAGAG CAAGTAAGGATCTGGCTCAAACATCCTACTTTATGGCCACAAACAG TCTCCACTTGACCACGTTCTGCCTGCAGTACAGTCCGCCGGTCGTGGCCTGCGTGTGCATCCATCTCGCCTGCAAATGGTCCAACTGGGAGATCCCTGTGTCTACAGACGGCAAACACTGGTGGGAGTATGTCGATCCCACAGTTACCCTTGAGCTGTTGGATG AGCTCACACATGAGTTCCTGCAGATTCTTGAGAAAACCCCCAGCCGGTTGAAAAGGATTCGCAACTGGAAG GCTGGAGGTCAGACACCGAAAGCCAAGCCCAAAGTCCAGGAGGACGGTGACCAGAGGGATACCATGATGAGCATGATCTCCATGGCCTCATCAGAGAGCACCGTGGCTGGCTTGATGAGCCTCTCTGCTCCCccttctgcctcctcttcctcatctgcCGGTGACAAGGACAGGGGGGAAGCCGGCAGCGCTGCGACTTGGAGTGGAAAAGGTCAGCCTGTACCTGAGCTCAACAACGATGTGCATGTTCCAGCTAAAGTGTCACTAAGTGAATACCGAGCCAAGAACGCAGACGTCCTGGCCGCCCAAAAGAGGAAGCTGGAAAACATGGAGGCCAGTGTGAAGAGGGACTATGCCAACGCTGCTCAGGCCCTCATCggacagcagcagaggaaggatAAGCACCAGCATCATCACCAGCAGtccagctcctcttcctctgacaaCCCTTCGCCCATTATCCTGAAGATCCCCCTGGAGAAGGAGAGGCACGAGAGGACGTCTCTGAAAATCCGATTCCCCTTAGCCgggggaggaggaagcagcGCCAAGGGTCAGGAACAGGACATCAAAGTCAGAATACGAGTGCCTGAGAAGCAGAGGGGGAGTTCAGGAGAGGAGGGCAAgagcagagacaaacacaggGACCGCTCaaaccaccaccatcaccaccaccaccaccattcCTCCTCCACCAGTGCCTCTCTCGCctcctcacacaaacactctaACTCTAGCGGGGCTGTCGGGGGCAGCAAAAAGGTCGCCAGTGACTCCTCTAGAACgagctcctcttcttcttcttcggcGTCTCGTAAGAGGACACACTCCCAGGAGCCCACAGCAGGACCTCTCGCTGCTTCTAAAGTCAGCAAGTCCTCCAGGAATGCCTACCAGATACCCGCCCTGTCTTCCTCCTCCGGGCAAATTCTGGGGCACAACCCTGACATTCTCCCCGCCCTGGGCCTCCCCCACCACCAAGGGAGCTTCCCGCACTCGAAAGGCGACAAAACGGACACGAACGGGCACGGTGCGGTGGGCGGACCCCAGTCGAACGAGTACCAAGACACTTTTGAAATGCTAAACTCTCTTCTGAGCGCGCAGGGGGTCCAGCCTGCCCAGCCGTCCATGTTTGACTACAGATCCCAGTATGGGGAGTACCGGTTCAGCGGGGGCTCCCGAGGGAACGGCAAGCCACCACCCCTCCCTTCAGAACCTCCTCCCCCACTGCCTCCGCTGCCCAAATAA
- the sarnp gene encoding SAP domain-containing ribonucleoprotein isoform X1 produces MAEVIELQKLKLAELRQECEARGLDTKGNKGELIARLQAYLEEHGETADFTRRHEDDVDVDDVLAEDTEEFIKVDSANDLKSEKESTEDETAEDKKVVKIAPPPSTGERLQKRAERFNMPATAESKKAIRAARFGETTEKSTPAATPAGGVVAPKAPVNVDQLKKRAERFGMNVSSVSQKIEEDEKLKKRKERFGVTATSTGAVATVATSPEVEAKKMKRAERFGIV; encoded by the exons ATGGCTGAAGTGATAGAGCTCCAAAAACTAAAG CTTGCTGAACTGAGGCAGGAGTGCGAGGCCCGAGGTCTGGACACCAAGGGAAACAAAGGAGAGCTCATTGCCAGACTGCAGGCATATCTGGAGGAGCACGGTGAGACGGCAGACTTCACACGTAGACATG AGGACGATGTGGATGTAGATGATGTGCTGGCCGAGGATACAGAG GAATTCATTAAGGTTGATAGTGCCAACGACTTAAAAAGTGAGAAGGAGTCTACTGAGGATGAGAC AGCTGAAGATAAGAAGGTGGTGAAAATCGCTCCTCCGCCATCTACTGGTGAA AGACTACAGAAGAGAGCTGAACGCTTCAACATGCCGGCAACAGCTGAAAGCAAAAAGGCCATCCGTGCAGCAAG GTTTGGTGAAACCACTGAGAAGTCCACTCCAGCTGCCACTCCAG CAGGTGGTGTTGTGGCCCCTAAAGCTCCT GTGAACGTGGATCAGCTGAAGAAGAGAGCAGAACGCTTTGGCATGAACGTTTCCTCCGTTTCACAAAAG ATTGAAGAGGATGAGAAGctgaaaaagaggaaggagaggttCGGGGTCACAGCAACTTCAACAGGTGCAGTTGCTACAGTCGCCACGTCACCTGAAGTAGAG GCAAAGAAAATGAAGCGTGCTGAAAGATTTGGGATTGTGTGA
- the sarnp gene encoding SAP domain-containing ribonucleoprotein isoform X2, translating into MAEVIELQKLKLAELRQECEARGLDTKGNKGELIARLQAYLEEHGETADFTRRHAEDDVDVDDVLAEDTEEFIKVDSANDLKSEKESTEDETAEDKKVVKIAPPPSTGERLQKRAERFNMPATAESKKAIRAARFGETTEKSTPAATPGGVVAPKAPVNVDQLKKRAERFGMNVSSVSQKIEEDEKLKKRKERFGVTATSTGAVATVATSPEVEAKKMKRAERFGIV; encoded by the exons ATGGCTGAAGTGATAGAGCTCCAAAAACTAAAG CTTGCTGAACTGAGGCAGGAGTGCGAGGCCCGAGGTCTGGACACCAAGGGAAACAAAGGAGAGCTCATTGCCAGACTGCAGGCATATCTGGAGGAGCACGGTGAGACGGCAGACTTCACACGTAGACATG CAGAGGACGATGTGGATGTAGATGATGTGCTGGCCGAGGATACAGAG GAATTCATTAAGGTTGATAGTGCCAACGACTTAAAAAGTGAGAAGGAGTCTACTGAGGATGAGAC AGCTGAAGATAAGAAGGTGGTGAAAATCGCTCCTCCGCCATCTACTGGTGAA AGACTACAGAAGAGAGCTGAACGCTTCAACATGCCGGCAACAGCTGAAAGCAAAAAGGCCATCCGTGCAGCAAG GTTTGGTGAAACCACTGAGAAGTCCACTCCAGCTGCCACTCCAG GTGGTGTTGTGGCCCCTAAAGCTCCT GTGAACGTGGATCAGCTGAAGAAGAGAGCAGAACGCTTTGGCATGAACGTTTCCTCCGTTTCACAAAAG ATTGAAGAGGATGAGAAGctgaaaaagaggaaggagaggttCGGGGTCACAGCAACTTCAACAGGTGCAGTTGCTACAGTCGCCACGTCACCTGAAGTAGAG GCAAAGAAAATGAAGCGTGCTGAAAGATTTGGGATTGTGTGA
- the ccnt1 gene encoding cyclin-T1 isoform X1 translates to MAASFGSLPASCNNKWYYTREQIDNNPSRRAGLDPDKELSYRQQAANLLQDMGQRLNVSQLTINTAIVYMHRFYMVQSFTRFHRNVISPAALFLAAKVEEQPRKLEHVIKVAHACLNPQDPSPDVRSDAYLQQAQDLVILESIILQTLAFEITIDHPHTHVVKCTQLVRVVPASKDLAQTSYFMATNSLHLTTFCLQYSPPVVACVCIHLACKWSNWEIPVSTDGKHWWEYVDPTVTLELLDELTHEFLQILEKTPSRLKRIRNWKAGGQTPKAKPKVQEDGDQRDTMMSMISMASSESTVAGLMSLSAPPSASSSSSAGDKDRGEAGSAATWSGKGQPVPELNNDVHVPAKVSLSEYRAKNADVLAAQKRKLENMEASVKRDYANAAQALIGQQQRKDKHQHHHQQSSSSSSDNPSPIILKIPLEKERHERTSLKIRFPLAGGGGSSAKGQEQDIKVRIRVPEKQRGSSGEEGKSRDKHRDRSNHHHHHHHHHSSSTSASLASSHKHSNSSGAVGGSKKVASDSSRTSSSSSSSASRKRTHSQEPTAGPLAASKVSKSSRNAYQIPALSSSSGQILGHNPDILPALGLPHHQGSFPHSKGDKTDTNGHGAVGGPQSNEYQDTFEMLNSLLSAQGVQPAQPSMFDYRSQYGEYRFSGGSRGNGKPPPLPSEPPPPLPPLPK, encoded by the exons ATGGCGGCTTCGTTTGGTTCTCTCCCTGCAAGCTGTAACAACAAATGGTATTACACAAGGGAACAGATCGACAACAACCCGTCTCGGCGAGCTGGACTTGATCCCGACAAGGAGCTGTCCTACAGACAACAGGCGGCCAACCTGCTGCAGGACATGGGACAGCGGCTCAATGT GTCCCAACTTACTATTAATACAGCCATTGTGTACATGCATCGATTCTACATGGTCCAGTCTTTCACCAGATTTCACagaaat GTTATTTCTCCGGCCGCACTCTTCCTCGCTGCAAAGGTCGAGGAGCAGCCCAGAAAGTTGGAACATGTTATCAAGGTTGCCCATGCATGCCTCAATCCTCAGGATCCTTCACCAGATGTACGCAGTGAT GCCTACCTGCAACAAGCCCAAGACCTGGTCATTCTTGAGAGCATAATACTCCAGACCTTGG cttTTGAAATCACCATTGATCATCCACATACTCATGTTGTCAAGTGCACTCAGCTTGTTAGAG TTGTTCCAGCAAGTAAGGATCTGGCTCAAACATCCTACTTTATGGCCACAAACAG TCTCCACTTGACCACGTTCTGCCTGCAGTACAGTCCGCCGGTCGTGGCCTGCGTGTGCATCCATCTCGCCTGCAAATGGTCCAACTGGGAGATCCCTGTGTCTACAGACGGCAAACACTGGTGGGAGTATGTCGATCCCACAGTTACCCTTGAGCTGTTGGATG AGCTCACACATGAGTTCCTGCAGATTCTTGAGAAAACCCCCAGCCGGTTGAAAAGGATTCGCAACTGGAAG GCTGGAGGTCAGACACCGAAAGCCAAGCCCAAAGTCCAGGAGGACGGTGACCAGAGGGATACCATGATGAGCATGATCTCCATGGCCTCATCAGAGAGCACCGTGGCTGGCTTGATGAGCCTCTCTGCTCCCccttctgcctcctcttcctcatctgcCGGTGACAAGGACAGGGGGGAAGCCGGCAGCGCTGCGACTTGGAGTGGAAAAGGTCAGCCTGTACCTGAGCTCAACAACGATGTGCATGTTCCAGCTAAAGTGTCACTAAGTGAATACCGAGCCAAGAACGCAGACGTCCTGGCCGCCCAAAAGAGGAAGCTGGAAAACATGGAGGCCAGTGTGAAGAGGGACTATGCCAACGCTGCTCAGGCCCTCATCggacagcagcagaggaaggatAAGCACCAGCATCATCACCAGCAGtccagctcctcttcctctgacaaCCCTTCGCCCATTATCCTGAAGATCCCCCTGGAGAAGGAGAGGCACGAGAGGACGTCTCTGAAAATCCGATTCCCCTTAGCCgggggaggaggaagcagcGCCAAGGGTCAGGAACAGGACATCAAAGTCAGAATACGAGTGCCTGAGAAGCAGAGGGGGAGTTCAGGAGAGGAGGGCAAgagcagagacaaacacaggGACCGCTCaaaccaccaccatcaccaccaccaccaccattcCTCCTCCACCAGTGCCTCTCTCGCctcctcacacaaacactctaACTCTAGCGGGGCTGTCGGGGGCAGCAAAAAGGTCGCCAGTGACTCCTCTAGAACgagctcctcttcttcttcttcggcGTCTCGTAAGAGGACACACTCCCAGGAGCCCACAGCAGGACCTCTCGCTGCTTCTAAAGTCAGCAAGTCCTCCAGGAATGCCTACCAGATACCCGCCCTGTCTTCCTCCTCCGGGCAAATTCTGGGGCACAACCCTGACATTCTCCCCGCCCTGGGCCTCCCCCACCACCAAGGGAGCTTCCCGCACTCGAAAGGCGACAAAACGGACACGAACGGGCACGGTGCGGTGGGCGGACCCCAGTCGAACGAGTACCAAGACACTTTTGAAATGCTAAACTCTCTTCTGAGCGCGCAGGGGGTCCAGCCTGCCCAGCCGTCCATGTTTGACTACAGATCCCAGTATGGGGAGTACCGGTTCAGCGGGGGCTCCCGAGGGAACGGCAAGCCACCACCCCTCCCTTCAGAACCTCCTCCCCCACTGCCTCCGCTGCCCAAATAA
- the sarnp gene encoding SAP domain-containing ribonucleoprotein isoform X6 gives MAEVIELQKLKLAELRQECEARGLDTKGNKGELIARLQAYLEEHGETADFTRRHAEDDVDVDDVLAEDTEEFIKVDSANDLKSEKESTEDETAEDKKVVKIAPPPSTGERLQKRAERFNMPATAESKKAIRAARFGETTEKSTPAATPAGGVVAPKAPVNVDQLKKRAERFGMNVSSVSQKIEEDEKLKKRKERFGVTATSTGAVATVATSPEVEAKKMKRAERFGIV, from the exons ATGGCTGAAGTGATAGAGCTCCAAAAACTAAAG CTTGCTGAACTGAGGCAGGAGTGCGAGGCCCGAGGTCTGGACACCAAGGGAAACAAAGGAGAGCTCATTGCCAGACTGCAGGCATATCTGGAGGAGCACGGTGAGACGGCAGACTTCACACGTAGACATG CAGAGGACGATGTGGATGTAGATGATGTGCTGGCCGAGGATACAGAG GAATTCATTAAGGTTGATAGTGCCAACGACTTAAAAAGTGAGAAGGAGTCTACTGAGGATGAGAC AGCTGAAGATAAGAAGGTGGTGAAAATCGCTCCTCCGCCATCTACTGGTGAA AGACTACAGAAGAGAGCTGAACGCTTCAACATGCCGGCAACAGCTGAAAGCAAAAAGGCCATCCGTGCAGCAAG GTTTGGTGAAACCACTGAGAAGTCCACTCCAGCTGCCACTCCAG CAGGTGGTGTTGTGGCCCCTAAAGCTCCT GTGAACGTGGATCAGCTGAAGAAGAGAGCAGAACGCTTTGGCATGAACGTTTCCTCCGTTTCACAAAAG ATTGAAGAGGATGAGAAGctgaaaaagaggaaggagaggttCGGGGTCACAGCAACTTCAACAGGTGCAGTTGCTACAGTCGCCACGTCACCTGAAGTAGAG GCAAAGAAAATGAAGCGTGCTGAAAGATTTGGGATTGTGTGA
- the sarnp gene encoding SAP domain-containing ribonucleoprotein isoform X4: MAEVIELQKLKLAELRQECEARGLDTKGNKGELIARLQAYLEEHAEDDVDVDDVLAEDTEEFIKVDSANDLKSEKESTEDETAEDKKVVKIAPPPSTGERLQKRAERFNMPATAESKKAIRAARFGETTEKSTPAATPAGGVVAPKAPVNVDQLKKRAERFGMNVSSVSQKIEEDEKLKKRKERFGVTATSTGAVATVATSPEVEAKKMKRAERFGIV; encoded by the exons ATGGCTGAAGTGATAGAGCTCCAAAAACTAAAG CTTGCTGAACTGAGGCAGGAGTGCGAGGCCCGAGGTCTGGACACCAAGGGAAACAAAGGAGAGCTCATTGCCAGACTGCAGGCATATCTGGAGGAGCACG CAGAGGACGATGTGGATGTAGATGATGTGCTGGCCGAGGATACAGAG GAATTCATTAAGGTTGATAGTGCCAACGACTTAAAAAGTGAGAAGGAGTCTACTGAGGATGAGAC AGCTGAAGATAAGAAGGTGGTGAAAATCGCTCCTCCGCCATCTACTGGTGAA AGACTACAGAAGAGAGCTGAACGCTTCAACATGCCGGCAACAGCTGAAAGCAAAAAGGCCATCCGTGCAGCAAG GTTTGGTGAAACCACTGAGAAGTCCACTCCAGCTGCCACTCCAG CAGGTGGTGTTGTGGCCCCTAAAGCTCCT GTGAACGTGGATCAGCTGAAGAAGAGAGCAGAACGCTTTGGCATGAACGTTTCCTCCGTTTCACAAAAG ATTGAAGAGGATGAGAAGctgaaaaagaggaaggagaggttCGGGGTCACAGCAACTTCAACAGGTGCAGTTGCTACAGTCGCCACGTCACCTGAAGTAGAG GCAAAGAAAATGAAGCGTGCTGAAAGATTTGGGATTGTGTGA
- the sarnp gene encoding SAP domain-containing ribonucleoprotein isoform X3, whose product MAEVIELQKLKLAELRQECEARGLDTKGNKGELIARLQAYLEEHGETADFTRRHEDDVDVDDVLAEDTEEFIKVDSANDLKSEKESTEDETAEDKKVVKIAPPPSTGERLQKRAERFNMPATAESKKAIRAARFGETTEKSTPAATPGGVVAPKAPVNVDQLKKRAERFGMNVSSVSQKIEEDEKLKKRKERFGVTATSTGAVATVATSPEVEAKKMKRAERFGIV is encoded by the exons ATGGCTGAAGTGATAGAGCTCCAAAAACTAAAG CTTGCTGAACTGAGGCAGGAGTGCGAGGCCCGAGGTCTGGACACCAAGGGAAACAAAGGAGAGCTCATTGCCAGACTGCAGGCATATCTGGAGGAGCACGGTGAGACGGCAGACTTCACACGTAGACATG AGGACGATGTGGATGTAGATGATGTGCTGGCCGAGGATACAGAG GAATTCATTAAGGTTGATAGTGCCAACGACTTAAAAAGTGAGAAGGAGTCTACTGAGGATGAGAC AGCTGAAGATAAGAAGGTGGTGAAAATCGCTCCTCCGCCATCTACTGGTGAA AGACTACAGAAGAGAGCTGAACGCTTCAACATGCCGGCAACAGCTGAAAGCAAAAAGGCCATCCGTGCAGCAAG GTTTGGTGAAACCACTGAGAAGTCCACTCCAGCTGCCACTCCAG GTGGTGTTGTGGCCCCTAAAGCTCCT GTGAACGTGGATCAGCTGAAGAAGAGAGCAGAACGCTTTGGCATGAACGTTTCCTCCGTTTCACAAAAG ATTGAAGAGGATGAGAAGctgaaaaagaggaaggagaggttCGGGGTCACAGCAACTTCAACAGGTGCAGTTGCTACAGTCGCCACGTCACCTGAAGTAGAG GCAAAGAAAATGAAGCGTGCTGAAAGATTTGGGATTGTGTGA
- the sarnp gene encoding SAP domain-containing ribonucleoprotein isoform X5 encodes MAEVIELQKLKLAELRQECEARGLDTKGNKGELIARLQAYLEEHEDDVDVDDVLAEDTEEFIKVDSANDLKSEKESTEDETAEDKKVVKIAPPPSTGERLQKRAERFNMPATAESKKAIRAARFGETTEKSTPAATPAGGVVAPKAPVNVDQLKKRAERFGMNVSSVSQKIEEDEKLKKRKERFGVTATSTGAVATVATSPEVEAKKMKRAERFGIV; translated from the exons ATGGCTGAAGTGATAGAGCTCCAAAAACTAAAG CTTGCTGAACTGAGGCAGGAGTGCGAGGCCCGAGGTCTGGACACCAAGGGAAACAAAGGAGAGCTCATTGCCAGACTGCAGGCATATCTGGAGGAGCACG AGGACGATGTGGATGTAGATGATGTGCTGGCCGAGGATACAGAG GAATTCATTAAGGTTGATAGTGCCAACGACTTAAAAAGTGAGAAGGAGTCTACTGAGGATGAGAC AGCTGAAGATAAGAAGGTGGTGAAAATCGCTCCTCCGCCATCTACTGGTGAA AGACTACAGAAGAGAGCTGAACGCTTCAACATGCCGGCAACAGCTGAAAGCAAAAAGGCCATCCGTGCAGCAAG GTTTGGTGAAACCACTGAGAAGTCCACTCCAGCTGCCACTCCAG CAGGTGGTGTTGTGGCCCCTAAAGCTCCT GTGAACGTGGATCAGCTGAAGAAGAGAGCAGAACGCTTTGGCATGAACGTTTCCTCCGTTTCACAAAAG ATTGAAGAGGATGAGAAGctgaaaaagaggaaggagaggttCGGGGTCACAGCAACTTCAACAGGTGCAGTTGCTACAGTCGCCACGTCACCTGAAGTAGAG GCAAAGAAAATGAAGCGTGCTGAAAGATTTGGGATTGTGTGA